One Candidatus Sulfurimonas baltica DNA segment encodes these proteins:
- a CDS encoding helicase-related protein, giving the protein MSEEKTKKPSKKKYYDNVSVGKRTKQVAYLVKEGDKASMLEFFIKNSDKKQSVVVVRSKRRADELNEYLKTKDISATSIHGNHRVEQHEEAAKAFNSGELNILITTDMILQSLELNNIQTILNYDLPPQHEDYFNRLILVDGVGESICFVSPEEEGLLSILELRLKNEMPQEELEGFTPEVSDEVAHVAKDKKKKPRHRKQIVKKVKKKKAE; this is encoded by the coding sequence ATGTCAGAAGAGAAAACTAAAAAACCTAGCAAAAAAAAATACTATGACAATGTAAGTGTCGGAAAACGCACTAAACAAGTAGCTTATCTAGTGAAAGAGGGCGACAAAGCTTCTATGCTTGAGTTCTTTATTAAAAACAGTGACAAAAAACAGAGTGTCGTTGTTGTAAGAAGTAAACGCAGAGCAGATGAGCTCAATGAATATCTAAAAACTAAAGATATTTCAGCTACTTCAATTCATGGCAATCATAGAGTTGAGCAACACGAAGAGGCAGCTAAAGCCTTTAACTCAGGTGAATTAAATATACTAATAACTACTGATATGATTTTGCAATCTTTGGAGTTAAACAATATACAAACTATCCTAAACTATGACCTTCCTCCTCAGCATGAGGATTATTTTAACCGCCTTATACTTGTTGACGGAGTAGGGGAATCTATATGTTTTGTATCTCCTGAAGAAGAGGGGCTGTTAAGTATTTTAGAGTTGAGGTTGAAAAATGAAATGCCACAAGAAGAGCTAGAAGGCTTCACTCCAGAAGTATCCGATGAGGTAGCTCACGTTGCTAAAGATAAGAAAAAGAAACCACGTCACCGCAAACAGATAGTAAAAAAAGTTAAAAAGAAGAAAGCAGAGTAA
- a CDS encoding NUDIX domain-containing protein, producing MSEMKRVEFGDHYRDKKNAVFLVIYVNEISPWKYFNDEIKSMRCPAIIMIDRWDGRMGFPGGTVDEGEELLDALVREVKEEIGINVKPDKVRPIASHEWKIATHLYGLEVLEAEFLHIYYHILNNFSRSILLHAYEEGDKSHFLSEITGIKIIPLVQHAGKGINHFLENSFAGSAKKELLILLDEVFNIEVK from the coding sequence ATGAGCGAAATGAAAAGAGTAGAGTTCGGTGACCACTACAGAGATAAAAAGAATGCTGTATTCTTAGTTATATATGTAAATGAAATCTCACCGTGGAAGTACTTTAACGATGAGATTAAAAGCATGAGATGTCCGGCAATAATCATGATAGACAGATGGGATGGACGAATGGGCTTTCCTGGTGGAACAGTTGATGAGGGCGAAGAGCTTTTGGATGCACTTGTAAGAGAGGTCAAAGAGGAGATAGGGATAAATGTAAAGCCAGACAAAGTCCGCCCTATTGCCTCACACGAGTGGAAGATAGCCACTCATCTTTACGGACTTGAAGTTCTAGAAGCTGAGTTTTTGCATATCTACTACCATATACTTAACAACTTTTCACGCTCTATTTTGCTTCATGCCTACGAAGAGGGTGATAAGTCACACTTTCTATCTGAGATAACGGGCATAAAGATTATCCCTTTAGTCCAACATGCAGGCAAAGGGATAAACCACTTTTTAGAGAACTCTTTTGCTGGTTCTGCAAAAAAAGAGCTGCTTATTTTACTCGATGAAGTTTTTAATATCGAGGTCAAGTAA
- a CDS encoding pirin family protein has translation MIEHIPFNSLYLADHGWLKSRFHFSFAEYRDFDNIHYGPLRVMNDDLIKGNEGFGEHPHNDMEIITYVLRGELTHQDSMGHMESLGRGSVQYMSAGTGITHSEINAAEQELHLIQTWIIPKEKGLNPQYGSREFELKDRHNKWLHVVGPEGSGAKIKIYQDASMYASEIDDGKNLEFKLSKGRALYVKVMEGSAKINGIVFAQGDAAKVEDENLHVQAIKNAHILLLDLDIKNFIE, from the coding sequence ATGATAGAACATATACCGTTTAACTCATTGTATTTAGCAGACCATGGTTGGTTAAAAAGCCGTTTTCATTTCTCATTTGCTGAATATAGAGATTTTGACAACATTCACTATGGTCCTCTTCGTGTTATGAATGATGACCTTATAAAAGGAAATGAGGGGTTTGGAGAACACCCTCACAATGATATGGAGATTATTACCTATGTATTAAGAGGTGAACTTACACATCAGGACTCTATGGGGCACATGGAGAGTCTTGGTAGAGGCTCTGTTCAGTATATGAGTGCCGGAACAGGCATCACCCATTCTGAGATAAATGCAGCAGAGCAAGAGCTTCATCTTATTCAGACATGGATTATTCCAAAAGAAAAAGGTCTGAATCCACAGTATGGCTCGAGAGAATTTGAACTAAAAGATAGACATAACAAGTGGCTACATGTAGTTGGACCTGAGGGGAGTGGTGCAAAAATAAAAATCTACCAAGATGCCTCAATGTATGCGTCAGAGATAGATGATGGAAAAAATCTGGAGTTTAAGCTTTCAAAAGGTCGAGCGCTTTATGTAAAAGTTATGGAGGGGAGTGCAAAAATAAATGGGATTGTTTTCGCACAAGGAGATGCTGCTAAAGTAGAAGATGAGAATCTACATGTACAAGCAATCAAAAATGCTCATATACTTTTACTTGACCTCGATATTAAAAACTTCATCGAGTAA
- a CDS encoding RrF2 family transcriptional regulator has protein sequence MQLSNTSQYAIRVLSYIANINDTKLCSAKELSQMLDIPYKFLTKIMTQLVKAEFIISVQGREGGYKLAKPASNISVIDILNEFNEQINNQQCLLGIGMCDGKNRCSLHDQWAEPKKLIKKMFENSTLESIKGENFKL, from the coding sequence ATGCAATTAAGTAATACATCTCAATATGCAATTAGAGTCTTGAGTTATATTGCCAATATAAATGACACTAAGCTTTGCAGTGCAAAAGAGTTGTCACAAATGCTTGATATTCCATATAAGTTTTTGACAAAAATTATGACTCAATTGGTAAAAGCAGAATTTATTATATCTGTACAGGGAAGAGAGGGCGGTTATAAGTTGGCTAAACCTGCATCAAACATAAGTGTGATTGATATTTTAAATGAATTCAACGAACAAATCAATAATCAACAATGTTTACTTGGTATTGGCATGTGTGATGGAAAAAATAGATGCTCTTTGCATGATCAGTGGGCAGAACCCAAGAAACTGATAAAGAAAATGTTTGAAAATAGTACACTAGAAAGTATTAAAGGTGAAAATTTCAAATTATAA
- a CDS encoding bacteriohemerythrin: MSSDTKIQWDDSYSIDVDTIDNQHKNLFALVNKLYDLDEIKNTKDDLKKILYEFNDYINVHFAAEEKYMSYIGFPELEQQKETHESFRKLLIEIISTPAKLEIIKTKMRVFAKRALIDHISNEDVKIKQFKQQKQESEEKEKIDKSEV; this comes from the coding sequence ATGTCATCTGATACAAAAATACAATGGGACGATTCTTATTCCATTGATGTAGACACAATTGACAACCAACATAAAAATTTGTTTGCATTAGTAAATAAGCTATATGACCTAGATGAAATAAAAAACACAAAAGATGATCTTAAAAAAATTTTATATGAGTTTAATGATTATATAAATGTTCATTTTGCAGCTGAGGAGAAGTATATGTCTTATATTGGCTTTCCTGAACTAGAGCAGCAAAAAGAGACACATGAAAGCTTTAGAAAACTTTTGATTGAGATTATTAGCACCCCTGCAAAACTTGAAATTATCAAGACTAAAATGCGAGTATTTGCAAAACGTGCTCTTATTGATCATATATCAAATGAAGATGTTAAAATAAAACAATTTAAACAACAAAAACAAGAATCCGAAGAGAAAGAAAAGATAGATAAATCGGAAGTTTAA
- a CDS encoding class I SAM-dependent rRNA methyltransferase, giving the protein MYKEIELTVKPEYIDEYKDGYPLISKESIADLSRLTKEGTIVNLMDSKKKFIAKGYYGIQNKGYGWVLSSNKDEQIDAKYFAKRIKSAIEYREEFFSDEETTAFRVFNGEGDGVGGLTIDYFDGFYMATWYSIGIYELKDEVLKALKSSVEYKGIYQKKRFDAKGQYLDDADDFVCGTKSDAPIIVKENGANFAIYLDDGPMVGVFLDQREVRKTIRDKYAKGKTVLNTFSYTGAFSVFAALGGSSKTTSVDLANRSRSKTEEQFSINAIHVESQEIIVEDVFNYFKYAVKKSLLFDLVVLDPPSFARSKKVTFSVAKDYVKLLKEAIQITNKGGVIVASTNYANFGMMTFRDFIFKAFKELGGKYTVEESFTLPKDFRVAEKFKEGDYLKVVFIKKVK; this is encoded by the coding sequence ATGTATAAAGAGATTGAGCTAACTGTAAAACCCGAATATATTGATGAATACAAAGATGGATACCCGCTTATATCAAAAGAGTCTATTGCAGATTTGAGTAGATTGACAAAAGAGGGGACAATAGTAAATTTAATGGACAGTAAAAAAAAGTTCATTGCTAAAGGTTACTACGGTATTCAAAACAAAGGTTACGGTTGGGTACTCTCGTCAAACAAAGATGAACAAATAGATGCGAAGTACTTTGCAAAGAGAATAAAATCTGCCATAGAGTACAGAGAAGAGTTTTTTAGCGACGAAGAGACTACGGCATTTAGAGTTTTTAACGGCGAGGGTGACGGAGTAGGCGGTTTAACCATAGACTATTTTGATGGTTTTTATATGGCTACATGGTATAGCATTGGTATATATGAACTTAAAGATGAGGTTTTAAAAGCGCTTAAATCTTCAGTAGAGTACAAAGGGATATATCAAAAGAAAAGGTTTGACGCAAAAGGTCAGTACTTGGACGATGCGGATGATTTTGTTTGCGGAACTAAATCGGATGCTCCCATCATAGTAAAAGAAAACGGTGCAAATTTTGCCATCTACCTAGACGATGGACCAATGGTCGGTGTGTTTTTAGACCAAAGAGAAGTGCGAAAAACAATACGTGACAAATACGCAAAAGGAAAGACAGTTCTCAACACTTTCTCGTACACTGGTGCATTTTCTGTTTTTGCAGCTCTTGGCGGTTCGAGCAAAACCACAAGTGTTGACTTGGCAAACAGAAGCCGCAGTAAAACAGAGGAACAGTTTAGTATAAACGCCATACATGTAGAGAGCCAAGAGATTATAGTTGAAGATGTTTTTAACTACTTTAAGTATGCCGTAAAAAAGAGTTTATTGTTTGATTTGGTAGTTCTTGACCCGCCTAGTTTTGCTAGGTCTAAAAAGGTTACATTCTCTGTGGCAAAAGACTATGTAAAACTTCTTAAAGAGGCTATACAGATAACAAACAAAGGCGGTGTGATAGTTGCCTCCACAAACTACGCAAACTTTGGGATGATGACGTTTAGAGACTTTATCTTTAAAGCATTTAAAGAGCTTGGCGGGAAATACACAGTTGAAGAGAGTTTCACTCTGCCAAAAGATTTCAGGGTTGCAGAGAAGTTCAAAGAGGGCGACTACCTCAAAGTTGTATTTATTAAAAAGGTTAAGTAA
- a CDS encoding HAD family hydrolase, with the protein MKKYLLFDNDGVLVETEKWYYEANKKSLNEIDVELPFDVYMEIMARGGTAWEVAKKHGHTQKTVDKQRKRRDIYYREFISSEHIEIDGVVDVLEELSKEYSFGIVTTSRRVDFDLIHSQREIVKYMDFTLCVEEYARAKPHADPYLAGMKKFNALKEECLVIEDSQRGLSSAVNAGIDCAVVENAFTVSHDFSSATYKIKTLRELPTLLKSLKQ; encoded by the coding sequence TTGAAAAAGTATCTTCTGTTTGACAATGACGGTGTACTTGTAGAGACTGAAAAGTGGTATTACGAAGCTAATAAAAAATCTTTGAATGAGATAGATGTAGAACTTCCGTTTGATGTCTATATGGAGATAATGGCAAGAGGCGGAACAGCATGGGAAGTGGCAAAGAAGCATGGACACACTCAAAAAACAGTTGATAAACAAAGAAAGCGAAGAGATATCTACTACCGAGAGTTTATCTCATCAGAGCATATAGAGATAGACGGAGTAGTCGATGTTCTTGAGGAGTTGTCTAAAGAGTACAGTTTTGGGATAGTAACTACTTCAAGAAGAGTTGATTTTGACCTGATACACTCACAAAGAGAGATAGTAAAGTATATGGATTTTACACTTTGTGTTGAAGAGTATGCTCGTGCTAAGCCACATGCAGATCCATATCTTGCAGGTATGAAAAAGTTTAACGCTCTAAAAGAGGAGTGTTTAGTAATAGAAGATTCACAAAGAGGGCTTAGTTCGGCTGTCAATGCAGGGATAGATTGCGCGGTAGTAGAAAATGCATTTACAGTATCTCATGACTTTAGCAGCGCAACTTACAAGATTAAAACACTAAGAGAGTTGCCAACACTGCTCAAATCGTTGAAGCAGTAA
- a CDS encoding CbbQ/NirQ/NorQ/GpvN family protein, with translation MSNIYYLSQANEVELFEAACEMNLPILIKGPTGCGKTRFIEAMGEKLNRKVYTVVCHDDLSAADLVGRHLIDENGTYWQDGPLTKAVREGGICYLDEIIEARKDTTVVLHSLADYRRVLPIDRTGEMIEAHPDFMLVVSYNPGYQNVLKGMKPSTKQRFISLSFDYPKADVEKEIIIKESGVDADVAQKLVNIAGEIRQLSDNEIQEAVSTRLLIYAAKLITKGFNPYDACIHSIVESLSDEDEVLKVLEKLIGLHFTKKDLI, from the coding sequence ATGTCAAATATATATTATTTATCACAAGCAAATGAAGTTGAACTTTTTGAAGCAGCATGTGAAATGAACCTGCCTATACTAATAAAAGGGCCTACCGGCTGCGGTAAGACAAGATTTATAGAGGCGATGGGTGAAAAGCTGAATCGCAAAGTCTATACGGTAGTATGCCACGATGACTTAAGCGCTGCCGATTTAGTCGGTCGCCATCTTATAGATGAAAATGGAACTTATTGGCAAGACGGACCTCTTACAAAAGCAGTTCGAGAAGGTGGGATTTGCTATCTTGACGAGATAATCGAGGCAAGAAAAGATACGACTGTCGTTCTTCACTCTCTTGCTGATTACAGAAGAGTCTTACCAATAGACAGAACCGGAGAGATGATTGAAGCTCACCCTGACTTTATGCTTGTTGTTTCATATAATCCAGGTTATCAAAATGTACTCAAAGGGATGAAGCCAAGTACAAAACAGCGTTTTATCTCACTAAGTTTTGATTACCCTAAAGCTGATGTTGAAAAAGAGATAATTATCAAAGAGAGTGGAGTAGATGCAGATGTGGCGCAAAAACTTGTAAATATAGCAGGGGAGATTAGACAACTTAGTGATAACGAGATTCAAGAAGCAGTTTCTACAAGGCTATTAATCTATGCAGCTAAACTTATTACCAAAGGTTTTAACCCTTACGATGCATGTATTCACTCAATAGTTGAATCACTAAGTGATGAAGATGAAGTACTAAAAGTTCTGGAAAAATTAATAGGACTTCACTTCACAAAAAAAGATTTAATCTAA
- a CDS encoding cbb3-type cytochrome c oxidase subunit I has product MKYSSQMVAKPYFIFALALLAGEILFGLILGTQYINGDFLFPHIPFNVARMVHTNLLIVLILFAFMGATYYLVPEESERELWSPWLAKVTFWIFAAAGVMTILGYLLVPYATLAEITYNSLLPTMGREFLEQPTITKIGIVIVALAFVLNVGMTVIKGRKTVITVVLLTGLLGLAVFFLFAFYLPENLVLDKFFWWYVVHLWVEGVWELILGAILSFVLIKVTGVDREHIDKWLYLIIAMTLVSGIVGTGHHYFYIGTPSYWLWIGSIASAVEPLPFFLMVLYAFTMAKQRRIDHDNKIALTWAKGTAVMAFLGAGVWGFLHTLAPVNFYTHGTQLTAAHGHLAFFGAYIMIMFTIISYAMPIMRGRPHGNGPKSQSMELKGFWMMVIGMLGVTVALTVAGAIQIMLQRWPDVDALSFMATQAEIIPVYMVRLVFGVVTLAGLLAYLYSFFVKETAIVKA; this is encoded by the coding sequence ATGAAGTACAGTTCACAAATGGTAGCAAAGCCATATTTTATTTTTGCATTAGCTCTTCTAGCCGGAGAGATACTTTTTGGTCTAATACTTGGAACACAGTATATTAACGGAGACTTCTTGTTTCCACATATCCCGTTTAATGTTGCAAGAATGGTTCACACAAACCTACTTATAGTTCTTATACTATTTGCTTTTATGGGTGCTACTTACTACTTGGTGCCTGAAGAATCAGAAAGAGAGCTGTGGAGTCCATGGCTTGCAAAAGTTACCTTTTGGATATTTGCTGCAGCCGGTGTTATGACTATTTTAGGTTATCTGCTTGTTCCTTACGCAACCTTGGCAGAGATCACATACAACAGCTTATTGCCGACAATGGGGAGAGAGTTTTTAGAACAGCCTACAATTACGAAGATTGGTATTGTTATAGTTGCTTTGGCCTTTGTGTTAAACGTTGGTATGACTGTAATCAAAGGTAGAAAAACTGTTATTACTGTTGTACTTTTAACCGGTCTTCTTGGTCTGGCGGTTTTCTTTTTATTTGCGTTTTATCTCCCTGAGAATCTAGTTTTAGATAAATTTTTCTGGTGGTATGTGGTTCACTTATGGGTTGAGGGTGTTTGGGAGCTTATTTTAGGAGCTATACTCTCATTTGTACTTATTAAAGTTACAGGCGTGGATCGTGAACATATCGATAAGTGGCTTTACCTTATTATTGCTATGACACTTGTTTCTGGAATTGTTGGTACTGGTCATCACTATTTTTATATAGGTACACCATCTTACTGGTTATGGATTGGCTCTATTGCCTCAGCTGTTGAGCCTTTGCCTTTCTTTTTAATGGTACTTTATGCATTTACCATGGCTAAACAACGTCGAATAGATCATGACAATAAAATAGCACTTACTTGGGCTAAAGGTACAGCGGTAATGGCATTTTTAGGTGCTGGTGTTTGGGGCTTTTTACACACTTTAGCTCCCGTTAATTTCTACACTCATGGGACACAGCTGACCGCTGCACACGGTCACTTGGCATTCTTTGGTGCATATATCATGATAATGTTTACAATCATTTCTTATGCTATGCCGATTATGCGTGGTCGTCCTCATGGAAATGGCCCTAAATCCCAAAGTATGGAGCTTAAAGGTTTTTGGATGATGGTAATTGGTATGCTTGGTGTTACGGTAGCTCTTACAGTAGCCGGAGCTATACAAATAATGTTACAGCGTTGGCCGGATGTAGATGCGCTTAGTTTTATGGCAACACAGGCTGAAATAATTCCTGTTTACATGGTTCGTTTAGTGTTTGGAGTAGTTACACTTGCCGGTCTTTTAGCATACCTTTACAGTTTCTTTGTTAAAGAGACAGCAATAGTAAAAGCATAA
- a CDS encoding polysaccharide deacetylase family protein, whose amino-acid sequence MNSRIALFILTFFLTIPLYANSAVVFMYHRFGESKYPSTNITIEQFRYQLDYLQKNDYNVWPLSKVIDHIRNKKTLPPKTVAITIDDAYISTFTKAYPMLKSKSFPFTVFVSTNQVDSKSNSYMSWEQMREMQKNGSEFANHSLSHEFLLPKKNEPEETWKKWISAEIQGAEKRLKEELGEDVNSQKLFSYPFGEYTMKTAELVRELGYVGITQTSGPVGEESDLMAITRFPMAEAFATPDGFKTKLNTIPIPIETIKPREPFIKENPPKLRIKLKEEVKNIGCYTSNGEAIKVNWISKTEFEISADKELKPPRDKYTCTAQAKDAKWYWHSHFWIIEK is encoded by the coding sequence ATGAATTCAAGAATTGCACTGTTTATATTAACCTTTTTTCTTACCATTCCTCTATATGCCAACAGTGCTGTTGTATTTATGTATCACCGTTTTGGCGAGTCGAAATACCCATCTACCAATATTACAATTGAGCAGTTTAGGTATCAACTCGATTACCTGCAAAAAAACGACTACAACGTCTGGCCGCTATCAAAAGTAATAGACCATATAAGAAACAAAAAAACTCTCCCACCAAAAACAGTTGCCATTACAATAGATGATGCCTATATAAGTACTTTTACAAAAGCTTACCCTATGCTAAAGAGCAAAAGTTTTCCATTTACTGTTTTTGTTAGCACTAACCAGGTTGACAGCAAATCTAACTCCTACATGTCATGGGAGCAGATGAGAGAGATGCAAAAAAATGGTTCTGAGTTTGCTAACCACTCACTTAGTCATGAGTTTCTTCTCCCTAAAAAAAATGAGCCGGAAGAGACGTGGAAAAAATGGATTTCTGCCGAGATACAAGGTGCTGAGAAACGCCTAAAAGAGGAGCTTGGAGAAGATGTAAACAGCCAAAAACTCTTCTCTTACCCTTTTGGGGAGTACACAATGAAAACCGCAGAGTTGGTAAGAGAGTTAGGGTATGTTGGAATCACCCAAACATCAGGTCCAGTTGGTGAGGAGAGTGACTTAATGGCAATAACAAGATTTCCAATGGCAGAGGCATTTGCCACTCCAGATGGATTTAAAACCAAGTTAAACACAATACCTATCCCAATAGAAACTATTAAGCCGAGAGAACCATTTATAAAAGAGAACCCACCAAAATTACGCATAAAGCTAAAAGAAGAAGTTAAAAATATAGGGTGCTATACATCCAATGGAGAAGCTATAAAAGTAAATTGGATTTCAAAAACAGAGTTTGAAATCAGTGCAGATAAAGAGCTAAAACCACCAAGAGACAAGTATACATGTACAGCACAAGCCAAAGATGCAAAATGGTATTGGCACAGCCATTTTTGGATAATTGAGAAATAA
- a CDS encoding nitric oxide reductase activation protein NorD: MEESIGKVWNKFLNKKTSKSHNESQVFFTDKSKSLQIFYHLLGGEKGKDLKVTDKRFIDTSRSFLEKISGAGDTFFLANQDEKGIYLPASLAYFPTKEQNEMLYFWLIAQATKVDANGGSHEDKNIIASQILLKKYPGFKNFYETATDYLNLKYGETYPSPMWIYPSLSGKNKYSDFEDEEEAVRGEEKPNKTDTLKMKKQANQIDDKKETDGLLAFLPDSLMSIMEQVNVDRSEDDSFDEDALYNAEDLDEITLGRKKANLSARLKMDLDLTTNSSEEYPLGKGHFIDEWDYSKEIYLKNYVCIKPIITTNIEPIPLPKRLQNMVKKIQSELDLMELDRVKNNKLPYGDEINIDTWIDYKCHQNKSGHHQKFYESFVKKTRDMSTLILADISLSTEAGITQEIRIIDMIKDGLMVFSESLERLQDRFAIYAFSSIKNKNVRFHIIKNFKEKYSNLIRGRIDSIKPGYYTRLGAAIRESGKILNKQQSQNKLLLIISDGKPNDVDRYDGRYGIEDTKKAIQEVRKLGITPFCITIDLEAKDYLSYLFGKNGYVVVRDSKKLPKVLPEIYMNLTK, translated from the coding sequence ATGGAAGAGAGCATTGGTAAGGTTTGGAACAAATTTTTAAATAAAAAAACAAGTAAGTCTCACAATGAGAGCCAAGTTTTTTTTACAGATAAAAGCAAATCTTTACAGATTTTTTATCACCTTTTAGGTGGTGAAAAAGGCAAAGATTTGAAAGTTACCGATAAGCGTTTTATAGATACCTCACGTTCATTTTTAGAAAAAATATCGGGTGCTGGTGACACTTTTTTTCTTGCTAATCAAGATGAAAAAGGTATTTACCTCCCTGCATCACTTGCCTATTTTCCGACAAAAGAGCAAAATGAGATGCTATATTTTTGGCTGATTGCTCAAGCTACAAAAGTAGATGCAAACGGAGGTTCTCATGAAGATAAAAATATAATTGCATCTCAAATTCTGCTAAAAAAATACCCCGGTTTTAAAAACTTTTATGAGACAGCTACAGATTATCTCAACCTGAAATATGGTGAAACTTATCCATCTCCGATGTGGATATACCCATCTTTGTCTGGCAAAAACAAATACAGTGATTTTGAGGATGAGGAAGAAGCTGTCAGAGGTGAAGAGAAGCCAAATAAGACAGATACTCTAAAGATGAAAAAACAGGCAAATCAGATAGATGACAAAAAAGAGACAGACGGTCTTTTAGCTTTTCTTCCTGATTCACTTATGAGCATTATGGAGCAGGTAAATGTAGATAGAAGCGAAGATGACAGTTTTGATGAAGATGCTCTTTACAATGCCGAAGATTTAGATGAAATAACTCTAGGTAGAAAAAAAGCAAATCTATCTGCAAGACTAAAGATGGACCTTGATTTAACGACAAACAGCAGTGAAGAGTACCCTCTTGGAAAAGGTCACTTTATTGATGAATGGGACTACTCTAAAGAAATTTATCTAAAAAACTATGTATGTATAAAACCTATAATCACTACAAATATAGAACCGATTCCTTTACCTAAGCGTCTACAAAACATGGTAAAAAAGATTCAAAGCGAACTTGATTTAATGGAACTTGACCGTGTAAAAAACAATAAATTGCCATATGGTGATGAGATAAATATAGATACATGGATTGACTACAAATGTCATCAAAACAAATCTGGACATCATCAAAAGTTTTATGAGAGTTTTGTTAAAAAAACGCGTGACATGTCAACTCTGATTCTGGCAGATATTTCACTCTCTACTGAAGCTGGAATCACTCAAGAGATTCGTATTATTGACATGATTAAAGATGGACTAATGGTCTTTTCGGAGTCCCTTGAAAGATTGCAGGACAGGTTTGCTATATATGCCTTTTCATCTATTAAAAATAAAAATGTGCGTTTTCATATTATAAAAAATTTTAAAGAGAAGTACTCTAACTTAATACGCGGAAGAATAGATAGCATTAAACCAGGCTACTACACAAGGTTGGGTGCTGCAATTAGAGAGAGCGGAAAAATTTTAAACAAACAACAGAGTCAAAACAAACTTCTGCTTATTATCAGTGACGGTAAACCAAATGATGTAGACAGATATGATGGAAGATATGGGATAGAAGACACTAAAAAAGCTATACAAGAGGTTAGAAAACTTGGTATCACCCCTTTTTGTATTACTATTGATTTAGAGGCAAAAGATTATCTCTCATACCTCTTTGGAAAAAATGGCTATGTTGTAGTCAGAGACAGCAAAAAGTTACCTAAAGTACTACCTGAAATTTATATGAACTTAACAAAATAA
- a CDS encoding c-type cytochrome, whose amino-acid sequence MSERITKNMARNIYFGGSLFAILLFAGLTVDTVQKIPKLTNSDKITESVARGKNLWEVNNCVGCHTIMGEGAYYAPELANVFDRRGLKNEEVFKSYMIGWMAAQPLSEPGRRKMPQFNLSEEEVNNISDFLIWTSRIDDNEWPPNIEG is encoded by the coding sequence ATGAGTGAACGTATTACTAAAAATATGGCTAGAAATATTTACTTTGGCGGAAGTCTTTTTGCTATTTTATTATTTGCCGGTCTTACTGTGGATACTGTGCAAAAGATCCCAAAACTGACTAACAGTGACAAAATCACCGAGTCTGTTGCCCGCGGAAAGAATTTGTGGGAAGTTAACAACTGTGTGGGATGTCATACAATTATGGGAGAAGGCGCTTACTATGCACCGGAACTTGCTAATGTATTTGACAGAAGAGGCCTAAAAAATGAAGAAGTTTTTAAATCATATATGATTGGCTGGATGGCTGCACAGCCGCTAAGTGAGCCAGGCAGAAGAAAAATGCCTCAATTTAACTTAAGTGAAGAAGAAGTAAATAATATTTCTGACTTTTTAATCTGGACATCTCGTATTGACGATAACGAATGGCCACCAAACATCGAAGGATAA